The Candidatus Cloacimonadota bacterium DNA window GGGAGGATGGGACTGGTGTCCCGGCTGGTCTTCAAAACCAGTAGTGGGCGGATAATACCGTCCGTGGCAGGTTCGATTCCTGCCCTCTCGGCCATTTTTGGAAACAATTTTATTATGAAAAACGAAGAATTTAAAAAAATCCCGGGTGTTGACACAATTTTAGATTGGGAAAAATGTCAAAAATTATCAAACCAATTTGGTCTTGATTTGGTTACATTCGCTGTACGATCAGTTATCGAAGAATTGCGGTCGAACATTACAAATGGGGGAAAAGTCTGGAATCAAACGAGAATCTATCAGCGAATTTTATCTGTAGTGCATTCGATTGGTGAAAATTCTTTGAAACCTGTGATAAACGCAACCGGAATAGTTTTGCATACGAATTTGGGTAGGGCTCCTTTGGGTGAAGATGTGCTGAAAGAGATTGCTCCAATCATTAAAGGATATTCTAATGTAGAATTTGATCTTGAAATTGGAAAAAGAGGTCAGCGGAATGATCATATTTCTAACATAATCAAATTTGTAACAGGAGCAGAGGACGCAGCTGTTGTGAACAACAATGCAGCCGGAATTTTTCTTTCTTTAAAGACATTTGCGGAGGGGAAGGAAGTGATAATTTCACGTGGGGAATTGATCGAAATTGGTGGTTCTTTTCGAATACCGGAAATAATGGTAACCAGTGGAGCAAAGATGGTTGAGGTAGGTACTACAAACAGAACCCGAATATCCGATTATGAAAAGGCAATTACAGAAAACACAAAAGTCATTTTCAAAGCCCACAAATCAAATTATTTTATCTCCGGTTTTACGGAAGAAGCATCTGTAATGGAATTATCCAAGTTGGCAAAAAAGCACAATCTGATTTTCATCTACGACATCGGTTCCGGTTTGCTACGAAGACCAAAGAATCTCAAATTAGAAAATGAACCGGACATTCGATCGTGTTTAAAACAGGGAGCAGATATTGTCTGTTTTAGTGGTGATAAATTACTTGGTGGTCCGCAAGCAGGTATAATCGTTGGGAAGAAAAAATATATTTCAAAACTGGCGAAATCCCCGCTTATGCGTGTCTTGCGTACAGGCAAATTAACACTTGCAGCTTTATCTACGGTAATCCGATATTATTTACGCGAGGAAGATCTATTTTCTAAAATAAAATTATTTCAGATTCTGACCACCTCTCAAAATGAAATTGAAAGTCGTGCGATAAAA harbors:
- the selA gene encoding L-seryl-tRNA(Sec) selenium transferase: MKNEEFKKIPGVDTILDWEKCQKLSNQFGLDLVTFAVRSVIEELRSNITNGGKVWNQTRIYQRILSVVHSIGENSLKPVINATGIVLHTNLGRAPLGEDVLKEIAPIIKGYSNVEFDLEIGKRGQRNDHISNIIKFVTGAEDAAVVNNNAAGIFLSLKTFAEGKEVIISRGELIEIGGSFRIPEIMVTSGAKMVEVGTTNRTRISDYEKAITENTKVIFKAHKSNYFISGFTEEASVMELSKLAKKHNLIFIYDIGSGLLRRPKNLKLENEPDIRSCLKQGADIVCFSGDKLLGGPQAGIIVGKKKYISKLAKSPLMRVLRTGKLTLAALSTVIRYYLREEDLFSKIKLFQILTTSQNEIESRAIKLKNKFENHNIKSEIAKSRAQCGGGTLPYKKIDSFSVKLCFESDNDKSPEKIFFALLKLEKPIVAILREGNLHFDVLTFNNDEIDYVASQVGKI